TTTCAATAAAGTCACACGCCCCCTTTTGCATTGCTTGAACAGCAAGATCAATTTTCGCCCACCCCGTTATTACAATAACTGGAATATCCAAATCAAGTGCTGTTAAACGAGATAAAAAAGCCAGTCCTTCATGCCCCGAAGTCGTATCCTGACTAAAGTTCATATCCAATAAAATCAAATCAACTTTATCTTTAGCCAAGCAAGCCAAAGCTGTATTGGGATGATCCGCCTCTAGGCATTGAAACCCATGACTTTCTAGCACAATACGCGCACTTAAACGCACGTCGATAAGATCATCAACAACTAATACTGTTTTCATATTGCCTTTCTAATTCTTATTTTGGGCTAAAACATTGATGCTTTAGCCCACCACCCTATCTAATTTTGGCGAAGTGAAGCCATCGGCTTCGAGCCTAGTATTTTGCTCATTGGATATAAAGTCGCAAACAATGCAAATAATACAATTCCCGTACACACAGCCGTTAACCAAATGGAGTTAAGCAACATATAGTCTCTCACGTGTTCACTAAACATTCGGTAGCTTGATAAACACATGAATATTGCCAATATAAATGCACTCACTAAAGGCAATATAGTGTCTTTAGCCAACTGTTTATACAAGCTTTTACTTTTTGCTCCCAAGGCCATTCGGATCCCAAGCTCATAACGACGTAAGCCTAAATTGTAACTTAACACCCCATAAATACCGATCCCAGCAAGTAATAATGTAAATGTCGCCAGTAAGATAGTTATATTCCGCGTCATACGCTCCATATGCGTCATCATGTCATACTCATGGTGCATATCTGTCAGCCTCCACACGCCTGTACGGGGATCGATATCCCTCCCAGCTTGAAATACCAGTTCACGATTTAAGCTTTTTCCTTCTTCCATTTTTACAATATAAGGAAAAGAATACGGCTGAGCTGCCCACCAGAATTGGCGCCCCTGGTGCCTACCAAAAGATTTTGGATGATTAAAGTTTTCCGTGATACCCACTACCTCTACGGGATTATCAGGGTCAAAGCTAACAAAAGTCTCTCCAACTAAACTGCCGTTTGGTTTAAGTAAATCATTAACCGCTTTTGAAACCAAAAACTCATGTTTTTCACCACGGATTGCTGCCTCACTAAATGTTCTTCCCTCAATGATTTTGAGACCTGTGACATCAAAATAATCTCGACCAACCCACGCTTGCGGAATAAACACACTCTCTTTCCCTGCCATATCGGTCACTGTGCTTGCAAGCACATTCATTTCAACAGGGCTTGCTCCATGCGCCACTTTCTCAACTCCATCAATATTCAGAAGTGCATTCTTAAAAGTGTCGATATAGTGATAACGTTCGGGGACACTTTCTTCGATACCTTGTATAAAAAACTGAACTGTATACAGATTCTCTGTTTCACTACCAAGTGGCCGGTTAAGTGTTTCTAGACTTTTGCTTAATACCATAGTTGCACTGATGACTAAGACTGTAGCTAAAAATAACTGCCCCCCGACCATCCACTTTATTGTGCGAGCACTCACCTGACTAATCGCCCCTTTTCCAGAAGACTGGATTTGCTTACGAAGCTTACCAAAGTCAATTAATCGACTGGTTATTGAAGCAAATAAAAAAGACAGCAACAGACAAACAACCAATGCACTTATAAGCACTGCGATATCAAGAGAAAGATCAGAGATTAAGGGTAAAAACCCTTCACTTACAGAGACAAAAAGTTTAATTCCCCATGCAGCTAAAAACAATGCCACCAGCACGGATGCTGCCATTAACAAACTTGTTTCTAATAAAATACTCTGAAACAATATTCGCCGTTTAGCTCCCAATACAGCTTGAAGCGCTAATTGCTTATGTTTAACAACCGCTCTGGAGATAAACAAATTACTCACATTTAATAATGCGATACACAGTAACCCTGTGACTCCAGCCAGTAACAAAATTGCTAAATTATCATTATTACCCAGTTCCGCCTCACGAAAACTCGTTATAATGGGTTTCAAGTCTACTAAGCTAGGAAAGTCTTCTTTCCACTGTGCTTTCACTTGCTGAATAGATTGATACAGATGCGTTTGTGCGCTGTTGTGTGTTTCCCCGTGTTTTAAAATCCCCACTAATTTAAGTGTGCCGTATAAACTTGACCAAGGGCTGCGATTTTCTTCACGGAAATAACGTACGTCTGAAGAAAAGTTAAACCATACTTGCGCTTTTCCATCGTTAAACATAAATGGGTCGACAAATTCTTTTGCTGCAACACCAACGACTTTAAATGAATTCTCTCGCAAACCGTCAGTTTGTAAAGTTTGGCCAATAACAGAGTCATCGCCATCAAAATACCGTTGCCAAAAAGTATAAGAAATAACGACCTCTTGCACTTTTTCCTCAAGTTTAAAAACAGGGGTTATATGGCGGCCCAATACCAATGGGACTTTAAATAGCTCGTAGTATTCACTTGTCGCGTACGTCACATGAATTTTAGGCTGTCCTGGTAGACTGGTAATAATTCGTTGTGCGGTACTGACTGCAGCCGCTTTTTGAAACACTTGCTGAGTATTATACCAATGCTCGATCGATTGAAAGCTCTGATAGCCTGAACTGTTTTTATCCTCATAAATATTATCTTGTTCGACAATCACTAATCGTGATTCATTTTCAACTTTGAGGGGCTTTATAAAGTAACTGCTAAAAAGGCTCATTACCACGAAAAAACATGCTAACGTCAGTGACAAAGTTAATATTATGGAAGCGGAGAACCCTTTTGCTTGACCAAGAGAATTGACAGCTAACTTTAACTGATTAATAGAGCGAACTATATTCATGCCATCTTCCTCGACGCTTCATGTCCTAATTCACTTGTATTTAATACTGAACCATCAAATAACTTAATTTGTTTTTTTGCATACCCAGCGTATCGTGGATCGTGGGTCACCATGCAAATTGTTGTGCCTTGTTGATTCAAAGATTCTAGGATGGCCATAACCGCGTCCCCATTTTTGGAGTCTAAGTTTCCCGTAGGTTCATCAACCAATAAAATACTCGGCTCGCCTGCCAATGCACGAGCGATCGCGACACGCTGTTGTTGCCCACCTGATAGCTGGTTAGGTTTATGATTTGCTCTATGCTCAATTTCCACTTGACTCAAAGCGCGGGTGACTCGCGTATTGATATCCTCTTGACTCAAAGGTTGCTCTCGATAAATAAGTGGCAATGCAACATTGTCAAATACAGAGAGTTCATCAATTAAATTAAATGACTGAAAAATAAAACCGATATGTAAGTTTCTGAGCTCTGCAAGTGTATCAGCATCTAGGCTCTGCGTGTCCACACCCTCTATTTTATAGGTGCCATCAGTTATATCATCTAGCAATCCCATTAAGCTAAGGAGTGTAGATTTTCCGCAACCTGAAGGGCCACTTATAGAAATATACTCACCTTTGTTAATGCTCAAATTAATATCGGTAAGTGCGTGAGTCTCTACATTTTCACTCACATATACTTTCGAGACATTTACCAGTTCGATAACGGGTGTATTAGCCATGATGTTTTTCCTTATTATTGCGTTATTGTTATTTGTGCGAGGTGTTTGAAATCTGACATATCAGAGATCACAACTTGCTCGCCGGCTTTTACACCTGATCGAATTTCAATGGCGTTGCCTGCGAGTGTACCAAACTCAATGGGTGTTTTAACTAGTTGATTTGTTTTTAAATTGAGAACAAATAAGGACGCAATACTGCGCTCTGCGATATAGCTTGGTTTTTGTAAAGAAAGGGCTGCTTGCTTTGTTTCAGTTATGACTCTA
This genomic window from Pseudoalteromonas luteoviolacea contains:
- a CDS encoding ABC transporter permease encodes the protein MNIVRSINQLKLAVNSLGQAKGFSASIILTLSLTLACFFVVMSLFSSYFIKPLKVENESRLVIVEQDNIYEDKNSSGYQSFQSIEHWYNTQQVFQKAAAVSTAQRIITSLPGQPKIHVTYATSEYYELFKVPLVLGRHITPVFKLEEKVQEVVISYTFWQRYFDGDDSVIGQTLQTDGLRENSFKVVGVAAKEFVDPFMFNDGKAQVWFNFSSDVRYFREENRSPWSSLYGTLKLVGILKHGETHNSAQTHLYQSIQQVKAQWKEDFPSLVDLKPIITSFREAELGNNDNLAILLLAGVTGLLCIALLNVSNLFISRAVVKHKQLALQAVLGAKRRILFQSILLETSLLMAASVLVALFLAAWGIKLFVSVSEGFLPLISDLSLDIAVLISALVVCLLLSFLFASITSRLIDFGKLRKQIQSSGKGAISQVSARTIKWMVGGQLFLATVLVISATMVLSKSLETLNRPLGSETENLYTVQFFIQGIEESVPERYHYIDTFKNALLNIDGVEKVAHGASPVEMNVLASTVTDMAGKESVFIPQAWVGRDYFDVTGLKIIEGRTFSEAAIRGEKHEFLVSKAVNDLLKPNGSLVGETFVSFDPDNPVEVVGITENFNHPKSFGRHQGRQFWWAAQPYSFPYIVKMEEGKSLNRELVFQAGRDIDPRTGVWRLTDMHHEYDMMTHMERMTRNITILLATFTLLLAGIGIYGVLSYNLGLRRYELGIRMALGAKSKSLYKQLAKDTILPLVSAFILAIFMCLSSYRMFSEHVRDYMLLNSIWLTAVCTGIVLFALFATLYPMSKILGSKPMASLRQN
- a CDS encoding ABC transporter ATP-binding protein — translated: MANTPVIELVNVSKVYVSENVETHALTDINLSINKGEYISISGPSGCGKSTLLSLMGLLDDITDGTYKIEGVDTQSLDADTLAELRNLHIGFIFQSFNLIDELSVFDNVALPLIYREQPLSQEDINTRVTRALSQVEIEHRANHKPNQLSGGQQQRVAIARALAGEPSILLVDEPTGNLDSKNGDAVMAILESLNQQGTTICMVTHDPRYAGYAKKQIKLFDGSVLNTSELGHEASRKMA